In Caldisphaera lagunensis DSM 15908, a single genomic region encodes these proteins:
- the amrB gene encoding AmmeMemoRadiSam system protein B: MKRMPAHAGSFYPSKKDDLIKSIESSYLHKLGPGMLPNAERERKKESIGYMVPHAGYIYSGPIAAHSYFNISKEGKPKVFIIAGPNHTGLGENASVWKEGIWETPLGEVEVDSEISKLLVSYSKYFTFDEEAHIYEHSVEVQIPFLQYIFKDIKIVPIVIKLQNYEVSLDLANALYRIITENGVDLIYIASSDMNHYEPYDITYKKDEIALKKIESLDTEGLFKVLDENNITMCGPGPVGALIHLSKKLNSKAEILKHATSGDITGEKDWVVGYASARFFKT; the protein is encoded by the coding sequence ATAAAAAGGATGCCTGCACATGCAGGTTCATTTTATCCATCAAAAAAAGATGATCTGATAAAATCAATAGAAAGCAGTTATTTACACAAACTAGGTCCTGGTATGCTACCAAATGCTGAAAGGGAAAGAAAAAAAGAAAGTATAGGATACATGGTTCCACACGCAGGTTATATTTATAGTGGACCAATAGCTGCTCATAGCTATTTCAATATTTCTAAAGAGGGGAAACCCAAGGTATTTATAATAGCTGGACCAAATCATACAGGATTAGGAGAAAACGCATCAGTATGGAAAGAAGGAATTTGGGAAACCCCTTTAGGAGAGGTTGAAGTTGATAGCGAAATTTCTAAACTATTAGTTTCATATTCAAAATATTTTACATTTGATGAAGAGGCACATATATATGAGCATTCAGTAGAAGTTCAAATTCCATTTTTGCAATACATATTTAAAGACATAAAAATTGTTCCTATAGTCATAAAATTACAGAATTATGAAGTTTCCTTAGACTTAGCAAATGCCCTTTATAGGATTATTACAGAAAATGGTGTAGATTTAATATATATAGCAAGCAGCGATATGAATCATTACGAGCCCTATGATATAACATATAAGAAAGACGAAATAGCATTAAAGAAAATTGAAAGCCTTGATACAGAAGGTTTATTTAAGGTATTGGATGAAAACAATATAACCATGTGTGGTCCAGGCCCTGTAGGGGCATTAATTCATTTAAGTAAAAAGTTAAATTCAAAAGCAGAGATCTTAAAGCATGCTACTTCAGGAGATATAACTGGAGAAAAGGATTGGGTTGTTGGCTATGCATCTGCTAGATTTTTTAAAACATAA
- a CDS encoding thioredoxin domain-containing protein gives MNKLKNEKSQYLRDSSNQPVNWYPWGREAFELAKKENKPILVDVGASWCHWCHVMDEQNYNNEEIAKIINDNFIAIKVDRDEMPSVDRKLQIAISSLFGQGGWPLTVFMTPDKRVFYGGTYFPPEDSFNMIGFKKVLLEIIRLWKEEKDKIINNSLSLVFGNQNNIEEGKLNSGFIDQINNYIYTSYDLNYGGIDSDIKFPHPTVDIYMLSQYYRKRNNDGKKYLDAVTLTLKQMFYGGIFDQVSGGFHRYSTDRYWKVPHFEKLSIDNAEILIDYYNAYILTKDDEIYDALMMITNFILNELKIDDGFANSIDADSEGIEGKYYTYSEEEFKDALDDLFDISVKIFDFYNLPEIEGRKVLSRKMGIDELSHLLNSREKAWNILNEIRKRLKNYKTSWKKPLRDENLYTYQNARVAEALLITSPITNKGIDESLSVIKKLRKSGRRINDDNEKIIDDISSSLSACLTAYEVVGDQSYLYDALSLFNELMEYKSDVGFKEKRGKKSNDEENMIYFSDSPNESPNSIAIKAWLKLYQSGRAEIDEKMIKTLPSIIEREPVFHAGLSLSIESLINGIAHIVIIDEKDGRAEKLHKASLLTYYPLKFVEVISDDRRDELPSYIKQMINYGNRSRIYVCKGKTCSMPIYNENDLKNIL, from the coding sequence ATGAATAAGCTAAAAAATGAAAAAAGTCAGTATTTAAGGGATTCATCAAATCAACCAGTAAACTGGTATCCTTGGGGTAGAGAAGCATTTGAATTAGCGAAAAAAGAAAACAAACCGATTTTAGTTGATGTTGGAGCATCATGGTGTCATTGGTGCCATGTCATGGATGAACAGAATTATAATAATGAGGAAATCGCAAAGATCATAAATGATAATTTTATTGCAATAAAAGTTGATAGGGATGAAATGCCTAGTGTTGATAGGAAACTTCAAATAGCAATTTCATCTTTATTTGGGCAAGGTGGATGGCCTTTAACTGTTTTCATGACCCCTGATAAAAGGGTATTTTATGGTGGTACATATTTCCCTCCAGAAGACTCATTTAACATGATAGGATTTAAGAAGGTTTTATTAGAAATAATTAGATTATGGAAAGAAGAAAAGGATAAAATAATAAATAATTCATTAAGCTTAGTATTTGGAAATCAGAATAATATAGAAGAAGGAAAATTAAATTCTGGTTTTATTGATCAAATAAATAATTACATTTACACATCATACGATTTAAATTATGGTGGAATTGATTCTGATATTAAGTTTCCTCATCCAACTGTTGATATCTACATGTTATCACAATATTATAGAAAGAGAAATAATGATGGAAAGAAATATTTAGATGCAGTAACATTGACGTTAAAGCAAATGTTTTATGGTGGTATATTCGATCAAGTTTCAGGAGGATTTCATAGGTATTCAACTGATAGATACTGGAAGGTACCACATTTTGAAAAACTGTCTATAGACAATGCAGAAATTTTAATTGATTATTATAATGCATATATCTTAACTAAAGATGATGAAATTTATGATGCTTTAATGATGATAACAAATTTTATATTAAATGAATTGAAAATTGATGATGGATTTGCAAACAGTATTGATGCAGATTCTGAAGGTATTGAAGGAAAATACTATACATATAGCGAAGAGGAGTTTAAAGATGCTTTAGATGATCTTTTCGATATTTCAGTAAAAATATTTGATTTTTATAATTTACCTGAAATTGAAGGTAGAAAGGTCTTATCAAGAAAAATGGGAATTGATGAATTATCTCATTTATTAAATTCTAGGGAAAAAGCGTGGAATATATTAAATGAGATAAGAAAACGTTTAAAGAACTATAAAACATCTTGGAAAAAACCATTAAGAGATGAAAATTTATACACTTATCAAAATGCAAGAGTTGCTGAAGCTTTGTTGATAACAAGCCCAATAACGAATAAAGGGATTGATGAATCTTTATCTGTTATTAAAAAGCTTAGGAAATCAGGTAGGAGAATTAATGATGATAATGAAAAAATAATTGATGATATTTCATCATCTCTATCAGCATGTTTAACAGCATATGAGGTTGTTGGAGATCAATCTTATCTTTATGATGCTCTATCTTTATTTAATGAACTGATGGAGTATAAAAGCGATGTTGGGTTTAAGGAAAAGAGAGGGAAGAAAAGTAATGATGAGGAAAACATGATATACTTTTCAGATTCACCAAATGAATCACCAAATTCAATAGCAATAAAGGCTTGGCTAAAACTATATCAATCTGGTAGAGCAGAAATTGACGAAAAAATGATTAAGACATTACCATCTATTATAGAAAGGGAACCAGTATTTCATGCAGGCCTTTCATTAAGTATTGAATCATTAATAAATGGAATTGCTCACATCGTTATTATAGATGAAAAAGATGGTAGAGCTGAAAAGCTCCATAAGGCTTCATTGCTCACCTACTATCCTTTAAAATTTGTTGAAGTTATAAGTGATGATAGAAGGGATGAGTTACCCTCATATATAAAACAAATGATAAATTATGGTAATCGTTCAAGGATTTATGTATGTAAAGGAAAGACTTGTAGCATGCCAATATATAATGAAAATGATTTAAAAAATATTTTGTAA
- a CDS encoding aldo/keto reductase, whose product MKYRKLKSINKEVSEIGIGLWSLVSYEWGGVVNNEEILTYAYEKGINFFDTADIYGKGEGERLLGNVFKNNREEIVILTKIGYDLKTNRRRFDLNYLKDAIDNSLNRLNTSYIDILMLHNPTMEIIKNNEIFEFMNDLKEEGKILSYGISLGPTLGWEEEGYKSIEMGYHSLEHIYNIIERYPGEKFLRFNNIDHFIRVPHASDVLNDMKWPLKFDSKLHRKFKDMKWIEEALKGAEILQKKINRFKLHEIAILYVLSNKNVSSVLPNITSKDEIDIYSRIIDNNMELNENELQTIDDVYNTYFKKLNEESIDETKMYK is encoded by the coding sequence ATGAAATATAGAAAATTAAAAAGTATAAACAAAGAAGTATCGGAGATTGGTATTGGACTTTGGAGCCTAGTCTCTTATGAATGGGGCGGAGTTGTTAATAATGAGGAAATTTTAACATATGCTTATGAAAAAGGCATAAACTTTTTTGATACTGCCGATATATATGGTAAAGGAGAAGGAGAAAGATTATTAGGTAATGTTTTTAAAAATAATCGAGAAGAAATAGTTATCTTAACTAAGATTGGTTATGATCTAAAAACAAATAGAAGGAGGTTTGATCTAAATTATTTAAAAGATGCTATTGATAATTCATTGAATAGATTAAATACATCTTATATTGATATATTAATGCTTCATAATCCAACAATGGAAATAATAAAAAACAATGAAATTTTTGAATTTATGAATGATTTGAAAGAGGAAGGAAAAATATTATCATATGGTATTTCTTTAGGTCCAACTTTAGGCTGGGAAGAAGAGGGATATAAATCAATAGAAATGGGGTATCATAGTTTAGAACATATTTATAACATTATCGAGAGATATCCTGGAGAAAAGTTTCTTAGATTTAATAATATTGATCACTTTATTAGAGTACCTCATGCTAGCGATGTTCTAAATGATATGAAATGGCCTCTTAAATTTGATAGTAAATTACATAGAAAATTCAAGGATATGAAATGGATTGAAGAAGCCTTAAAGGGTGCAGAAATATTGCAAAAAAAGATTAACAGGTTTAAGTTGCATGAAATAGCAATATTGTATGTTTTGTCAAACAAAAACGTTTCATCAGTTTTACCTAATATAACTTCTAAGGATGAGATCGATATTTATTCAAGAATAATAGATAATAATATGGAGTTAAATGAAAATGAGTTACAGACTATAGATGATGTATATAATACCTATTTTAAAAAATTAAATGAGGAAAGTATTGATGAAACAAAAATGTATAAATAG
- a CDS encoding MFS transporter: MNSGFARILISKSLRVFLSGIIAIITPIYLKYLGLTPFLIGISIFIIVLGNVVTNLILTWFRNKINIKTYLMIISLLFSIAGFMIFFSTQLYIIFIALFLGNISTSGTETGPFQSIETGILPELVNKNFINRAYGIYNFLGYALSSLGSLTSSIPSYLGESLFSFKIFYLIYGIGGLVMLINYSMLNFKEEPSLRIPIKKFDKNAKKDLYLITTLFSLDALGGGFILQSIIAYWFNLRYNVSLKILGPLFMAVNIITAMSILLAPLIAEKLGNLRTMVITHLISNFFLIMIPVFPSFWLSVLFLLLRQSTSQMDVPTRQAFIVEIFKKEYRVSFNAISNTFRSLASLAGSPIDGIALGYSLFTFPLFSGGFIKIIYDLAIFYYYHNRVK, from the coding sequence ATGAATTCAGGATTTGCAAGAATTTTGATAAGTAAATCATTAAGGGTATTCTTATCAGGAATAATAGCAATTATAACGCCTATATATTTAAAATATCTAGGACTAACGCCATTTTTAATAGGTATATCAATATTTATAATAGTATTGGGTAATGTAGTTACTAACCTCATATTAACCTGGTTTAGAAATAAAATAAACATAAAAACTTATTTAATGATAATAAGTCTGCTTTTTTCCATAGCAGGATTTATGATATTTTTTTCTACTCAACTTTACATAATTTTTATAGCCTTATTTTTAGGAAATATTAGTACATCAGGAACTGAAACAGGTCCGTTCCAATCAATAGAAACTGGAATTCTACCTGAATTAGTTAATAAGAATTTCATAAATAGAGCATATGGAATTTATAATTTCTTAGGATACGCGTTATCTTCTTTAGGATCATTAACCTCATCCATTCCTTCTTATCTTGGAGAATCATTGTTTTCATTTAAGATATTTTACTTAATATATGGAATAGGAGGACTTGTTATGCTTATTAATTATTCTATGCTTAACTTCAAAGAAGAACCCTCATTAAGAATACCAATAAAAAAATTTGATAAAAATGCAAAAAAAGATCTATATCTTATAACTACATTGTTTTCATTAGATGCCTTAGGTGGAGGCTTTATCCTACAATCAATTATTGCTTATTGGTTTAATTTAAGATATAATGTTTCGCTTAAAATATTGGGTCCATTATTTATGGCAGTAAACATAATTACTGCTATGTCTATATTATTGGCTCCATTAATAGCTGAAAAATTAGGTAATTTAAGAACGATGGTAATAACTCATTTGATTTCCAACTTTTTCTTGATAATGATACCAGTTTTCCCATCTTTTTGGTTAAGCGTGCTATTTTTGCTTTTAAGGCAGAGTACTTCCCAGATGGATGTACCAACAAGACAAGCATTCATAGTAGAAATATTTAAAAAAGAATATAGGGTTTCTTTTAATGCAATATCAAATACATTTAGAAGCCTAGCATCATTAGCAGGATCCCCAATTGATGGAATAGCATTAGGATATAGCCTCTTTACATTTCCATTATTTTCCGGAGGATTCATAAAAATTATTTATGATTTGGCTATATTCTATTACTATCATAATAGAGTTAAATAA
- a CDS encoding ferredoxin translates to MTIKVWIEPRENCIADMVCVSLCPDVFQMNEIDGKAEIVNKWRPDPDKKEQGTRSEGTVPDELQDCVDAASQSCPTQIIHYSKDGQQMH, encoded by the coding sequence ATGACCATAAAAGTTTGGATAGAACCAAGGGAAAATTGCATAGCAGATATGGTTTGCGTTAGTCTATGCCCTGATGTATTTCAGATGAATGAAATCGATGGAAAGGCAGAAATAGTGAATAAATGGAGACCTGATCCAGATAAAAAGGAACAAGGAACAAGGAGCGAGGGAACAGTTCCTGATGAATTGCAAGATTGTGTAGATGCAGCATCTCAGAGTTGCCCAACTCAAATAATACACTATAGCAAAGACGGCCAACAGATGCATTAA